Proteins encoded in a region of the Nicotiana tomentosiformis chromosome 9, ASM39032v3, whole genome shotgun sequence genome:
- the LOC104087761 gene encoding cation/H(+) antiporter 2-like → MAGTEQQASCNNELVNPIISMGLQYSGILVISHVLQILLKPLGQASPIVQILAGFLMGPSGFSRIKAVEKFFIQSYASGYYEFMALIFRTIIMFLIGLETDFPYLMRNIRPASIIACGSSLACTFFAAAITFLVFQETASHGSAFMMSLMIIITLANAASPIVVRVAADLKFSTSETGRLAISSSLIADAYAVFLLFILSEYKSTSIAKWIFFFFLYFIIVGIVIVINMYLANWLNRRNRNQKYLRNAEIFVLIAILYVAAMALEHLGFSSIIASFLIGSMFPRGGKAARTLLIKLTYPIHNFIFPIYFGNHGFRANVTKLKNLRNFMVFCILILSSIGGKIVGTLAACFHLKIPYREGVLLAFMMNLKGHVDMLALTIGLTDDLVLSLNFYDVMIATIIVNTLIWGPIVAFMVRRESDIIGYRQIHFESQNPESELRILACVHSPRPVATMLGLVAASRGPRDVPITPYLMHLVELPGKKKTNLMYNQREEDELSDEDDYGGNDVVEINDAVDMFASETGLLVHRIKAVSPFSRMHADICNNAEDIRASIVILPFHKHQRIDGKLENGKQGIRTTNQKVLRHAPCSVAILIDRGLTAGSLNPSGSDSLQHIAILFFGGPDDREALGFSKRLGMDHHVNLTIIRFLPASSRGQIAGVNIAHKTDDVLMAISNDEVEKEADNAVLTEFHNRYVVTGQVGYVEKVVESGAETASALRDMAEMYSLFIVGKDGRGHSVLTTGMSDWEECPELGKVGDFLASPEFDISGSVLVVQQYRPSKYEDDDDDDKQ, encoded by the exons ATGGCTGGCACAGAGCAACAAGCCTCATGCAATAATGAATTGGTCAACCCAATTATTAGCATGGGTTTGCAATATTCTGGCATTCTTGTGATCTCTCATGTTCTGCAGATTTTGCTCAAGCCCTTAGGCCAAGCTTCACCAATTGTTCAAATTCTC GCGGGGTTCTTGATGGGTCCCTCGGGGTTTTCACGAATCAAAGCAGTAGAGAAGTTCTTCATTCAAAGTTATGCTTCGGGTTACTACGAATTCATGGCGTTAATATTTAGAACTATCATCATGTTTCTGATTGGTCTTGAAACGGACTTCCCTTATCTGATGCGGAACATACGCCCAGCGAGCATTATTGCATGTGGCAGCAGTTTAGCATGTACTTTCTTTGCAGCTGCTATCACTTTCTTAGTATTTCAAGAGACAGCTTCCCATGGTTCTGCATTCATGATGTCCTTAATGATCATAATAACCTTAGCGAATGCAGCATCCCCGATTGTGGTTCGTGTGGCAGCTGACCTTAAGTTTTCAACTTCTGAGACTGGACGGTTGGCTATATCTTCTTCGTTGATAGCCGATGCATATGCGGTCTTTCTATTGTTTATACTTTCAGAATACAAGTCAACATCAATTGCAAAAtggatctttttctttttcctgtaTTTTATTATTGTCGGTATAGTTATTGTAATCAATATGTATCTGGCTAATTGGTTGAATAGGAGGAATAGGAACCAAAAGTACCTTCGAAATGCTGAAATATTCGTACTTATAGCGATTCTCTATGTCGCTGCTATGGCACTCGAACATCTTGGATTCAGCAGCATCATAGCTTCTTTCCTCATTGGTTCAATGTTTCCTAGAGGAGGCAAAGCAGCTCGGACTTTGTTGATCAAACTCACATATCCAATTCACAATTTTATATTTCCAATCTACTTTGGCAACCATGGTTTCAGGGCAAATGTGACTAAGCTGAAAAATCTTCGTAACTTTATGGTATTCTGTATCCTTATTTTGTCAAGCATTGGAGGGAAGATTGTTGGAACACTGGCAGCTTGCTTCCACCTAAAGATTCCTTATCGAGAAGGGGTGCTTTTGGCATTTATGATGAACCTAAAAGGTCATGTTGATATGCTTGCATTGACAATTGGCTTAACGGATGAT CTTGTTTTGAGCCTTAATTTCTACGACGTGATGATAGCAACAATTATTGTGAATACATTGATATGGGGACCAATAGTAGCTTTCATGGTGAGAAGAGAGAGTGATATCATTGGTTACAGGCAAATACATTTTGAATCTCAAAATCCAGAAAGCGAACTACGAATACTTGCTTGTGTGCATAGTCCGCGACCAGTGGCAACTATGTTAGGACTTGTTGCAGCCTCCAGAGGGCCGAGAGATGTTCCAATAACCCCTTACTTAATGCATCTGGTTGAGCTCCCAGGTAAAAAAAAGACTAATTTGATGTACAATCAAAGAGAAGAAGATGAACTAAGCGATGAAGATGATTATGGTGGGAATGATGTTGTTGAGATAAATGACGCTGTGGATATGTTCGCTAGTGAGACAGGGTTATTAGTTCATCGGATTAAAGCAGTATCTCCCTTTTCACGTATGCATGCAGATATTTGTAACAATGCTGAAGACATAAGAGCATCTATAGTCATCCTTCCTTTTCACAAACACCAGAGAATCGATGGGAAGCTAGAAAATGGGAAACAAGGTATACGAACTACAAATCAGAAAGTTCTTCGTCATGCCCCATGTTCAGTTGCCATTCTTATTGACCGGGGACTTACAGCCGGGTCCTTAAATCCTTCGGGTTCTGACTCTCTGCAGCACATTGCTATCTTATTTTTTGGCGGACCTGATGATCGTGAGGCATTAGGCTTTAGTAAACGTCTTGGCATGGATCATCACGTAAATCTCACCATAATTAGGTTCCTTCCGGCGTCTTCAAGAGGACAAATTGCAGGCGTCAATATTGCTCACAAGACGGATGATGTCTTGATGGCAATATCAAATGACGAAGTAGAGAAAGAAGCAGATAATGCAGTTTTGACAGAGTTTCATAACAG GTATGTGGTGACAGGTCAAGTAGGCTATGTGGAGAAAGTTGTAGAAAGTGGTGCAGAGACGGCATCTGCCTTGAGAGACATGGCTGAAATGTATTCATTGTTCATAGTAGGAAAGGATGGGCGAGGGCATTCAGTTCTAACAACAGGAATGAGTGATTGGGAAGAATGTCCTGAGCTTGGTAAAGTAGGCGATTTTTTGGCTTCTCCAGAATTTGATATTAGTGGTTCAGTTCTTGTTGTTCAGCAGTATAGACCTTCAAAATATGaggatgacgatgatgatgacaaACAATAG
- the LOC104087765 gene encoding uncharacterized protein — protein MPTSSKSNHFRSISLPGRSQSNHVRSICLPGTSYQTTERVKQAINNLQKLEISTASTADIMYNGLLGVEELYKCMNELLNLPQTLQAFSQYRLGKMVENLLDKSVRLLDLCGTTRELVSQYKENVRDLQSSLKRRKKDSTTETSIAKFTSFGQKIKKEAKRLVLVLRQMDQEAEGGFVPKDADQDTVDMIKTLKEANTMRISIFQMFLSFLSVPLLKPKLSKWSLVSRLVNKGRLACEVQEEKMNLETRLESFEGSLDNFENGLEGIYRCMSRSRSSLLNILKELGFSTPMWFSLELCREKKETAVEKLLGELCLFRKSPNVRAPYYIEPGYLFHVYDYKGRKDNLHLMNVAVIYDQSFY, from the exons atgcCTACTTCTTCAAAATCCAACCATTTTCGATCGATTAGTTTGCCTGGAAGATCACAATCTAACCATGTTAGATCAATCTGTTTGCCTGGAACGTCGTATCAAACTACTGAACGAGTTAAACAGGCGATCAATAATCTACAAAAGTTGGAAATATCAACTGCGTCGACAGCAGATATTATGTACAATGGTTTACTTGGTGTAGAGGAGTTATATAAGTGCATGAATGAGTTACTTAACTTGCCTCAAACACTTCAAGCATTTTCCCAATATCGACTTGGGAAAATGGTTGAGAATTTATTGGATAAATCCGTGAGGCTTCTTGATCTTTGTGGAACAACAAGGGAACTTGTTTCACAATATAAAGAAAATGTAAGAGACCTTCAATCTTCTCTTAAAAGGAGGAAAAAAGATTCAACAACAGAAACCAGCATTGCCAAATTCACATCCTTTGGCCAAAAGATTAAGAAGGAAGCTAAAAGATTAGTCTTGGTCTTAAGGCAAATGGATCAAGAAGCTGAGGGGGGGTTTGTACCAAAAGATGCAGATCAGGATACAGTAGATATGATTAAAACACTAAAGGAAGCTAATACAATGCGCATTTCCATTTTCCAAATGTTCTTGTCTTTCTTGTCTGTTCCACTTTTGAAGCCAAAGTTATCTAAATGGTCATTGGTTTCAAGATTGGTAAATAAGGGAAGATTAGCATGTGAAGTTCAAGAAGAGAAAATGAACTTGGAAACAAGGCTGGAATCATTTGAGGGTAGTCTTGACAACTTTGAAAATGGCTTGGAAGGAATATATAGGTGCATGAGTAGATCAAGAAGCTCTCTCTTAAATATTTTGAAGGAACTTGGATTCAGTACACCGATGTGGTTCAGCCTAGAATTATGTAGAGAGAAAAAAGAGACAGCCGTTGAGAAACTACTCGGGGAGTTATGTCTTTTCAGAAAAAGTCCCAATGTTAGAGCTCCTTATTATATAG agccaggttatTTGTTTCATGTTTATGATTATAAAGGACGGAAGGACAATCTTCATTTGATGAATGTTGCAGTGATATATGATCAATCTTTTTATTAA